In the Pseudonocardia cypriaca genome, one interval contains:
- a CDS encoding methionine ABC transporter permease, which produces MTDWATLSPVLWLSFQQTVYMVFWTMLIAGALGLVLGVALYATRHGGLLQNGPLFGLLNVLVNIVRPIPFIIFITAIGPLTLLVMGTTIGTQSVLFPMSAMATFVIGRIVEQNLVSVDPGVIEAARAMGASRFRIIWSVLIPEALGPLILGYTFIFIGVVDMSAMAGYVGGGGLGDFAISYGYQQFNWTVTLVTVVIIVLIVQLAQLVGNWLARKALRR; this is translated from the coding sequence ATGACCGACTGGGCGACGCTCTCCCCCGTCCTGTGGTTGTCGTTCCAGCAGACCGTCTACATGGTCTTCTGGACGATGCTCATCGCCGGGGCGCTCGGCCTGGTGCTCGGGGTGGCGCTCTACGCGACGCGGCACGGTGGGCTGCTGCAGAACGGCCCGCTGTTCGGCCTGCTCAACGTGCTGGTGAACATCGTGCGCCCGATCCCGTTCATCATCTTCATCACGGCGATCGGGCCGCTCACCCTGCTCGTGATGGGCACGACCATCGGAACGCAGTCCGTGCTGTTCCCGATGTCGGCCATGGCGACGTTCGTGATCGGCCGGATCGTCGAGCAGAACCTCGTGTCGGTGGACCCGGGCGTGATCGAGGCGGCACGCGCGATGGGTGCGAGCCGGTTCCGGATCATCTGGAGCGTGCTCATCCCCGAGGCGCTCGGGCCGCTGATCCTCGGCTACACCTTCATCTTCATCGGCGTGGTGGACATGTCCGCGATGGCCGGCTACGTCGGTGGGGGCGGGCTCGGCGACTTCGCCATCAGCTACGGCTACCAGCAGTTCAACTGGACGGTCACGCTGGTCACCGTCGTGATCATCGTGCTGATCGTGCAGCTGGCGCAGCTGGTCGGAAACTGGCTGGCCCGCAAGGCCCTCCGTCGCTGA
- a CDS encoding MetQ/NlpA family ABC transporter substrate-binding protein produces the protein MSRISRLTRSVLLLLPLAVLAAACAAPGSAPSSGGEPGQVVSIGVTDASENYWNVYKQKAAAKGITVNFVNFTDYNQPNPALSQGQLQLNEFQHLQYLANYNVKNNDDLVPIGATAVYPLPLYSAKHTSVDQIPQGGQVVIPNDPTNQARALLVLQAAGLVTLKGGGNSLSTPNDIESGKVQVVPVDAAQTATNIQSVDAAIVNNNYATAAKLTPEQRIFADDPNSDSSKPYINAFVSRAEDKDNPVYLQLAALYHDPEVEAAIRVDLGDTGVFKTNDAADLQATTDEIENNIRAAGS, from the coding sequence ATGTCGCGCATCTCGCGCCTGACCCGTTCCGTCCTGCTGCTGCTCCCCCTCGCCGTGCTCGCGGCGGCGTGCGCGGCACCGGGCTCCGCCCCGTCCTCGGGCGGTGAGCCCGGCCAGGTCGTCTCCATCGGCGTGACCGACGCCAGCGAGAACTACTGGAACGTCTACAAGCAGAAGGCCGCCGCCAAGGGCATCACGGTCAACTTCGTCAACTTCACCGACTACAACCAGCCCAACCCGGCGCTGTCGCAGGGACAGCTGCAGCTCAACGAGTTCCAGCACCTGCAGTACCTCGCGAACTACAACGTCAAGAACAACGACGACCTGGTTCCGATCGGCGCGACCGCGGTCTACCCGCTGCCGCTGTACTCGGCGAAGCACACCTCGGTCGACCAGATCCCGCAGGGCGGCCAGGTCGTCATCCCGAACGACCCGACCAACCAGGCGCGCGCCCTGCTGGTGCTGCAGGCCGCCGGGCTGGTCACGCTGAAGGGCGGCGGCAACTCGCTGTCGACGCCGAACGACATCGAGTCGGGCAAGGTCCAGGTCGTGCCCGTCGACGCCGCGCAGACCGCCACGAACATCCAGAGCGTGGACGCCGCGATCGTGAACAACAACTACGCCACCGCGGCGAAGCTGACGCCCGAGCAGCGGATCTTCGCCGACGACCCGAACAGCGACTCGTCCAAGCCCTACATCAACGCGTTCGTGTCCCGCGCCGAGGACAAGGACAACCCGGTCTACCTCCAGCTGGCTGCGCTGTACCACGACCCGGAGGTGGAGGCGGCCATCCGCGTCGACCTGGGCGACACCGGCGTCTTCAAGACGAACGACGCCGCCGACCTGCAGGCCACGACCGACGAGATCGAGAACAACATCCGCGCGGCGGGTTCCTGA
- a CDS encoding SDR family NAD(P)-dependent oxidoreductase, producing MGQGRVWLITGASSGFGRALATAAVEAGDVVVGAARRTIGLPDGVEPVELDVADPAAGAAVVDGVVERHGRLDVLVNAAGRALIGAAEETTDAELRDLMDVHFFGPVALTRAALPHLRARGSGAIVQFSSLGGRLSFPGVGAYSATKFALEGWSEGLAAEVGPLGIRVLIVEPGAFRTGLHGAGMRMSEPIPAYDDIVGPVRKMQQDFDGTQPGDPAKAAAAILDALDAEEPPLRLALGNDAADAITASMEANTAELRAWEQVTRGTDL from the coding sequence ATGGGACAGGGAAGGGTCTGGTTGATCACCGGCGCCTCGTCGGGCTTCGGGCGTGCACTCGCCACCGCAGCGGTCGAGGCGGGCGACGTCGTCGTCGGCGCCGCGCGCCGGACGATCGGGCTCCCGGACGGGGTCGAACCGGTCGAGCTCGACGTCGCCGACCCGGCGGCGGGCGCGGCGGTCGTCGACGGGGTGGTGGAGCGGCACGGCCGGCTCGACGTGCTGGTCAACGCCGCGGGCCGGGCGCTCATCGGGGCGGCGGAGGAGACCACCGACGCCGAGCTGCGCGACCTCATGGACGTGCACTTCTTCGGGCCCGTCGCGCTCACGCGCGCGGCGCTGCCGCACCTGCGCGCCCGGGGCAGCGGCGCGATCGTTCAGTTCAGCAGCCTCGGCGGACGGCTGTCGTTCCCCGGGGTGGGCGCCTACAGCGCCACCAAGTTCGCGCTGGAGGGCTGGTCCGAGGGGCTCGCGGCCGAGGTCGGCCCGCTCGGCATCCGGGTGCTGATCGTGGAGCCCGGCGCGTTCCGCACCGGCCTGCACGGCGCCGGCATGCGCATGAGCGAGCCGATCCCGGCCTACGACGACATCGTCGGCCCCGTGCGGAAGATGCAGCAGGACTTCGACGGCACGCAGCCCGGCGACCCCGCCAAGGCCGCGGCCGCCATCCTCGACGCCCTCGACGCCGAGGAGCCGCCGCTGCGCCTGGCGCTCGGCAACGACGCCGCCGACGCGATCACGGCCTCGATGGAGGCGAACACCGCCGAGCTGCGTGCCTGGGAGCAGGTCACCCGCGGAACCGATCTCTGA
- a CDS encoding methionine ABC transporter ATP-binding protein: MSKVFPGGRGSDVRAVDGVDLGIEDGEITGIIGQSGAGKSTLVRMVNALELPTEGTVTVGSRVTGELGERGLRELRGEVGMIFQQFNLFSSRTVAGNVGYPLRIAGWPRERRRDRVAELLDFVGIAEKARQFPAQLSGGQKQRVGIARALATSPRILLADEATSALDPETTKDVLALLKRINRELGTTIVVITHEMDVVSSICDTVVVMEQGRVIEQGPVYDVFSEPREPATRRFVHSVLHDRPSDETLARLREHFPGRIVTVSIREDPAVRTAVSEVIASHDVRSTIIYGGIRELAEKPFGSITLELAGDDVAIDALVAQLRAHTHVEELTQEVRS, from the coding sequence GTGAGCAAGGTCTTCCCCGGTGGACGCGGCAGTGACGTGCGCGCCGTCGACGGCGTCGACCTCGGCATCGAGGACGGGGAGATCACCGGCATCATCGGTCAGTCGGGGGCGGGCAAGAGCACGCTCGTCCGCATGGTCAACGCGCTCGAGCTGCCGACGGAGGGCACGGTGACCGTCGGCAGCCGGGTGACCGGTGAGCTCGGCGAGCGCGGGCTCCGGGAGCTGCGCGGGGAGGTCGGGATGATCTTCCAGCAGTTCAACCTGTTCTCCTCGCGCACCGTGGCGGGCAACGTCGGCTACCCGCTGCGGATCGCGGGCTGGCCGCGCGAGCGGCGCCGGGACCGCGTGGCCGAGCTGCTGGACTTCGTCGGGATCGCCGAGAAGGCGCGCCAGTTCCCCGCGCAGCTGTCCGGCGGGCAGAAGCAGCGGGTGGGCATCGCCCGCGCGCTGGCCACCTCGCCGCGGATCCTGCTCGCCGACGAGGCCACCAGCGCCCTCGACCCGGAGACCACGAAGGACGTCCTCGCCCTGCTCAAGCGGATCAACCGCGAGCTGGGCACCACGATCGTCGTGATCACCCACGAGATGGACGTGGTGAGCTCGATCTGCGACACCGTCGTGGTGATGGAGCAGGGCCGCGTGATCGAGCAGGGCCCGGTCTACGACGTGTTCAGCGAGCCGCGCGAGCCGGCCACCCGCCGCTTCGTGCACAGCGTGCTGCACGACCGGCCGTCCGACGAGACCCTCGCCCGCCTGCGCGAGCACTTCCCCGGTCGGATCGTCACCGTCTCCATCCGGGAGGACCCGGCCGTCCGGACCGCGGTTTCCGAGGTGATCGCGAGCCACGACGTGCGCAGCACGATCATCTACGGCGGGATCCGGGAGCTCGCGGAGAAGCCGTTCGGCAGCATCACGCTCGAGCTGGCGGGCGACGACGTCGCGATCGACGCGCTGGTCGCACAGCTGCGCGCGCACACCCACGTCGAGGAGCTCACGCAGGAGGTGCGTTCATGA
- a CDS encoding ABC transporter ATP-binding protein — protein sequence MAAPRRKTAVLLALRYYGRELARNRLIAAPALLLPAVGNTCQAYVGPLIVAALAGRIAGGQDVGPDTVLLHVLGFAAVLLLAEALWRVGVHCLNRTDGRGIENLYVIGMNELLAKDAAFFHDNFAGSLTKRVLSFATRFEEFVDTLAFSVIASLVPLVFASAVLWQYDPMLVVVLVSLMVTTGVLIAPLVRRRQALVDQREAAIARVSGHVADSLMNMETVRAFAAEEREAAEHKTRVAEQRRLSIRSWDYANLRIDTVVAPMYVLTNALGLFVAIGVGGGQLGVEAIVVTVTYYWSATRVMFEFNQIYRQLESSMTEAAQFTELLLTPPTVRDPLSPEPLRATAADVRFEHVTFAHDGAPPLFAGLDLTVGNGEKIGLVGRSGGGKTTLTKLLLRLMDVHGGRILIGGQDISRISQADLRSLVSYVPQDPAMFHRTLRENVAFGRPGASEAEIRRAAEAAHVMEFVDGLPGGLDTVVGERGIKLSGGQRQRVALARAILRDAPILLLDEATSALDSESEILVQDALWRLMDGRTALVVAHRLSTVARMDRLVVLDGGRIVEQGSHAELLAAHGTYAALWAHQSGGFLDDLDVARR from the coding sequence ATGGCTGCGCCGCGGCGCAAAACGGCGGTGCTGCTCGCGCTGCGCTACTACGGGCGTGAGCTCGCCCGCAACCGGCTGATAGCTGCTCCCGCCCTGCTGCTGCCGGCGGTGGGGAACACCTGCCAGGCCTACGTCGGCCCGCTGATCGTCGCGGCGCTCGCAGGCCGCATCGCCGGGGGACAGGACGTCGGCCCGGACACCGTGCTGCTCCACGTGCTCGGGTTCGCCGCCGTGCTGCTGCTGGCCGAGGCGCTGTGGCGCGTCGGCGTGCACTGCCTGAACCGGACCGACGGTCGCGGGATCGAGAACCTGTACGTGATCGGCATGAACGAGCTGCTCGCGAAGGACGCGGCGTTCTTCCACGACAACTTCGCGGGGTCGCTGACGAAACGGGTGCTCAGCTTCGCCACGCGGTTCGAGGAGTTCGTCGACACGCTCGCGTTCTCCGTCATCGCCAGCCTCGTGCCGCTGGTGTTCGCGTCGGCGGTGCTCTGGCAGTACGACCCGATGCTGGTCGTCGTCCTGGTGAGCCTCATGGTGACGACCGGTGTGCTCATCGCCCCGCTCGTGCGGCGTCGCCAGGCGCTCGTCGACCAGCGGGAAGCGGCGATCGCTCGGGTGTCCGGCCACGTCGCCGACAGCTTGATGAACATGGAGACGGTGCGTGCCTTCGCCGCCGAGGAGCGCGAGGCCGCCGAGCACAAGACCCGCGTCGCCGAGCAGCGCAGGCTGTCCATCCGGTCGTGGGACTACGCCAACCTGCGCATCGACACGGTTGTCGCGCCGATGTACGTGCTCACCAACGCGCTCGGTCTGTTCGTCGCCATCGGCGTCGGCGGTGGGCAGCTCGGCGTGGAGGCCATCGTCGTGACGGTCACCTACTACTGGAGTGCCACCCGCGTGATGTTCGAGTTCAACCAGATCTACCGGCAGCTGGAGAGCTCGATGACCGAGGCCGCCCAGTTCACCGAGCTGCTGCTCACCCCGCCGACGGTGCGTGACCCGCTCTCCCCGGAGCCGCTGCGCGCCACGGCGGCCGACGTGCGGTTCGAGCACGTGACGTTCGCCCACGACGGCGCTCCGCCGCTCTTCGCGGGCCTCGACCTGACCGTCGGGAACGGGGAGAAGATCGGGCTGGTCGGGCGGTCCGGCGGCGGGAAGACCACCCTCACCAAGCTGCTGCTGCGGCTGATGGACGTCCACGGCGGGCGCATCCTGATCGGTGGCCAGGACATCTCCCGGATCAGCCAGGCCGACTTGCGCAGCCTGGTCTCCTACGTGCCGCAGGACCCGGCGATGTTCCACCGCACCCTGCGCGAGAACGTCGCGTTCGGCCGGCCAGGTGCGAGCGAGGCGGAGATCCGCCGCGCCGCGGAGGCCGCGCACGTCATGGAGTTCGTCGACGGCCTGCCCGGCGGGCTCGACACGGTGGTCGGGGAGCGCGGGATCAAGCTGTCGGGTGGCCAGCGCCAGCGCGTCGCCCTCGCGCGCGCCATCCTGCGCGACGCGCCGATCCTGCTGCTCGACGAGGCCACGAGTGCGCTGGACTCGGAGAGCGAGATCCTCGTCCAGGACGCCCTGTGGCGGCTCATGGACGGCCGCACCGCGCTCGTGGTGGCGCATCGGTTGAGCACGGTGGCCCGCATGGACCGGCTCGTCGTGCTCGACGGTGGCCGGATCGTCGAGCAGGGCAGCCACGCGGAGCTGCTCGCCGCGCACGGCACCTACGCGGCGCTGTGGGCCCACCAGTCCGGCGGCTTCCTGGACGACCTCGACGTGGCGCGGCGCTGA